A portion of the Raphanus sativus cultivar WK10039 unplaced genomic scaffold, ASM80110v3 Scaffold1187, whole genome shotgun sequence genome contains these proteins:
- the LOC130503862 gene encoding LOW QUALITY PROTEIN: uncharacterized protein LOC130503862 (The sequence of the model RefSeq protein was modified relative to this genomic sequence to represent the inferred CDS: inserted 1 base in 1 codon; deleted 1 base in 1 codon), which yields MDQHADQDEEFQLAKEDGKSKDVATKEDDALVISNGPITRSKAKKLKEAIGGLIKKCLMHEESLEGSLILQDALEAMGSEDDEATLMRRNKLLQEAITKDILAAMEKLLEDKLDQRLSDRQDQNAEQRREPMINRHGRREHAGSEETDNFYEKSSHSSGSRYSSRRSRHDHEGRRHRRNELSGLKLKIPPFHGKADPDAYLEWEKKIELVFNCQHYSEIKKVQVAATEFNDYALSWWDQLVTKKRRNGEFPIETWAEMKSLMRRRFVPSHYHRDLHQKLRLLTQGSKSVEEYYQEMELLMLRAKVSEDSEATMARFLGGLNREIQDRVEMQHYLEIEEMLHKAILVEQQVKRRSHARGSYSSSRYQTSKEDKPSYQKEGKPQPKEESKPSSIYSEDKGKAEATSSRARDLKCFKCQGRGHYANECTNKRVMVLLENGEYKSEDERPETEQESSEAEYEEKPVHGRLLVARKTLSLQNKTEEPEQRENLFYTRCMVQGKVCSLIIDGGSCVNVASETMVKKLSLKTQKHPRPYRLQWLNEEGEMKVSTQVSIPLSIGRYEDEILCDVIPMEASHILLGRPWQFDRRDYQDMFPEDSPTGLPPIRGIEHQIDFVPGSTLPNRPAYRTNPIETKELQRQVEELMEKGHIRESMSPCAVPVLLVPKKDGSWRFIVSADGVKVNPEKVKAIREWPIPKTVSEVRSFHGLAGFYRRFVRDFSTIAAPLTEVVKKDIGFKWGDTQEAAFQCLKEKLTNAPLLILPDFNKTFEIECDASGIGIGAVLMQEKRPIAYFSEKLGGATLNYATYDKELYALVRALQTWQHYLWPKEFVIHTDHESLKYLKGQNKLSKRHAIWVEFIETFPYVIKYKQGKENIVADALSRRHDGFLFYDNRLCVPNCSLRELFVRESHGGSLMGHFGVTKTLKTLQDHFFWPRMKRDVERICERCSTCKQAKSKVQSHGLXYPLPIPYHPWNDISMDFIVGLPRTRTGKDSIFVVVDRFSKMAHFIACHKTDDALHVANLFFKEIVRIHGMPRTIVSDRDTKFLSYFWKTLWSKLGTKLLFSTTCHPQTDGQTEVVNRTLGTLLRAFIKKNLKSWEDHLPHCEFAYNHAVHSASKFSPFEIVYGFNPTSPLDLIPLPELGDRVWVHLRKERFPKERKSKLMPRIDGPFEIIKKISNNAYKLDLKGKYDVSNSFNVSDLIPFIADEFDLRTNPFQEGGDDMIMDQHADQDEEFQLAKEDGKSKDVATKEDDALVISNGPITRSKAKKLKEAIGGLIKKCLMHEESLEGSLILQDAL from the exons atggaccagcatGCTGATCAAGATGAAGAGTTCCAGCTAGCTAAAGAAGATGGGAAGTCTAAAGATGTTGCAACCAAAGAAGATGATGCCTTAGTCATTTCCAATGGCCCCATAACTCGATCCAAAGCTAAGAaactcaaggaagctattggaggatTAATCAAGAAGTGTTTAATGCatgaagaaagtcttgaaggaagcttgatacttcaagatgCACTT GAAGCAATGGGATCCGAGGATGATGAGGCAACTCTTATGAGGAGAAACAAGCTATTACAAGAAGCAATCACCAAAGATATCCTTGCAGCCATGGAGAAGTTGTTGGAGGATAAACTCGACCAAAGGCTATCTGATAGACAAGACCAAAATGCTGAGCAGAGACGTGAGCCAATGATCAATAGGCATGGTCGCCGTGAGCATGCTGGATCAGAAGAGACTGATAACTTCTATGAGAAAAGTAGCCATAGCTCTGGATCAAGATACAGCAGTAGGAGATCGCGACATGATCATGAGGGCAGAAGGCATAGGCGCAATGAGCTATCAGGATTGAAGCTTaagatccctcctttccatggAAAGGCTGATCCGGACGCATATCttgagtgggagaagaagatagaaCTTGTCTTCAATTGTCAACACTACTCTGAGATTAAAAAGGTTCAAGTTGCTGCTACTGAGttcaatgactatgcattgagttggtgggatcagttggttacaaaaaaaaggcGCAATGGGGAGTTTCCTATTGAGACATGGGCTGAGATGAAGTCTTTGATGCGTAGGAGGTTTGTTCCCAGCCACTATCACCGTGATCTTCACCAAAAGCTGAGGCTTCTTACCCAAGGTTCCAAGTCTGTGGAggaatactatcaagagatggaGTTGCTTATGTTGAGAGCTAAGGTTTCCGAAGATAGTGAAGCTACCATGGCACGGTTTCTTGGTGGGctcaaccgtgagatacaagacagGGTAGAGATGCAGCACTACTTGGAGATAGAGGAGATGCTACACAAAGCTATCTTGGTAGAGCAACAAGTTAAGAGAAGGAGCCATGCGCGTGGCAGCTATAGTTCCAGTAGATACCAGACTTCTAAGGAGGACAAACCAAGCTATCAGAAAGAGGGCAAGCCACAGCCAAAGGAAGAGTCTAAGCCTAGTAGCATCTACAGCGAGGATAAAGGTAAAGCAGAGGCTACCAGCTCGCGTGCAAGAGATTTgaagtgctttaagtgtcaagggcgAGGGCACTATGCTAATGAGTGTACCAACAAGAGAGTTATGGTTCTCTTGGAGAATGGCGAGTATAAATCTGAAGATGAAAGACCGGAGACTGAGCAAGAATCTTCAGAAGCAGAGTATGAAGAGAAACCAGTTCATGGTAGGCTTTTGGTTGCAAGGAAGACTCTCAGCTTGCAAAACAAAACCGAGGAGCCAGAGCAAAGA GAAAACCTGTTCTACACTCGTTGTATGGTACAAGGAAAAGTTTGTAGTCTGATAATTGATGGTGGAAGCTGTGTTAATGTTGCTAGTGAGACAATGGTGAAGAAGCTTAGCTTGAAGACTCAAAAACATCCTAGACCATACCGACTGCAATGGCTCAATGAAGAAGGGGAAATGAAGGTATCCACACAGGTGTCAATTCCTTTATCCATTGGaagatatgaagatgagatcCTATGTGATGTGATACCAATGGAAGCCAGTCATATCTTGCTTGGGAGACCATGGCAGTTTGATAGAAGA GATTATCAAGATAtgtttccagaagatagtcCCACCGGTTTACCACCTATACGAGGGATCgagcatcagatagactttgtaCCAGGTTCTACTCTTCCCAATAGACCAGCCTACAGAACTAACCCGATTGAGACCAAGGAGCTACAAAGGCAGGTtgaggaactgatggagaaaggccacatccgtgagagcatgagtccttgtgctgttccagtgctcctggtgcctaagaaagatggaagctggc gctttattgtgagtgcagatggagtgaAAGTGAATCCAGAGAAGGTGAAAGCTATACGAGAATGGCCCATCCCTAAGACAGTGAGTGAAGTGAGGAGCTTCCATGGacttgctggcttctataggCGATTTGTGAGGGATTTCAGTACTATAGCAGCTCCCTTGACTGAGGTTGTCAAGAAAGACATAGGTTTCAAGTGGGGAGACACACAAGAAGCTGCATTCCAATgccttaaagagaagcttactaatgcccctcttcttatacttcctgattttaataaaacttttgagattgaatgtgatgcctcaggaattggtattggtgctgttcTTATGCAGGAGAAAAGACCTATTGCATactttagtgaaaagcttggaggagccactctcaactatgcaacttatgataaggaactctatgctttggtgagggccttgcagacttggcagcattatctatggCCTAAAGAGTTCGtaatccacactgatcatgagtctctcaagtaccTTAAAGGCCAGAACAAGCTCAGTAAGAGGCACGCCAtatgggtagaattcattgaaaccttcccttatgtgatcaaatacaaacaaggtaaggagaatatagttgctgatgcactatcaagAAG GCATgatggatttcttttttatgataatcgtttgtgtgtgcctaactgttctttgagagagttaTTTGTCAGGGAATCTCATGGAGGAAGCCTTATGGGTCACTTTGGTGTTACAAAGACTCTTAAAAccttgcaggatcacttcttttggcctcgGATGAAAAGAGATGTGGAAAGAATTTGTGAGAGGTGTTCAACTTGTAAACAAGCTAAGTCTAAGGTTCAGTCCCATGGTT TATACCCTCTCCCTattccttatcatccttggaatgacatctctatggatttCATTGTGGGATTGCCTAGAACTAGAACTGGaaaggattctatctttgttgttgttgatagattctcaaaaatggctcatttcatagcatgtcacaaaactgatgatgcattgcatgttgctaacctgttctttaaagagattgtgcgcattcatggcatgcctaggactattgtttctgatagagatactaagtttcttagttatttttggaaaactctaTGGTCTAAACTAGGTACAAAACtgttgttctctactacttgtcatccgcaaactgatggacaaactgaagtagttaataggactTTAGGTACTCTCTTacgtgcattcattaaaaagaatctgaagTCTTGGGAAGATCATTTGCcacattgtgaatttgcatacaatcatgctgtgcattctgcttctaagttttcaccttttgaaattgtttatgggttcaatcccacctctcctttggatctaatacctttacctgagt TAGGTGATCGGGTTTGGGTTCACTTAAGGAAGGAGAGATTTCCAAAagaaaggaagtccaagctaatGCCAAGGATTGATGGACCTTTTGAGATCATaaagaagatcagcaacaatgcctacaagcttgACCTCAAAGGGAAGTACGATGTAAGCAAtagttttaatgtttctgacttaatcccttttattgcagatgagttcgatttgaggacaaatccttttcaagaaggaggggatgatatgatcatggaccagcatGCTGATCAAGATGAAGAGTTCCAGCTAGCTAAAGAAGATGGGAAGTCTAAAGATGTTGCAACCAAAGAAGATGATGCCTTAGTCATTTCCAATGGCCCCATAACTCGATCCAAAGCTAAGAaactcaaggaagctattggaggatTAATCAAGAAGTGTTTAATGCatgaagaaagtcttgaaggaagcttgatacttcaagatgCACTT